The following nucleotide sequence is from Hevea brasiliensis isolate MT/VB/25A 57/8 chromosome 7, ASM3005281v1, whole genome shotgun sequence.
CCCTGCCTGCTCTTACCAGTGCCAACCTTTCTTCCTTGGTTAGCTTCTTCCGCACATGAGCCTGTAGCACAAgtgaataaaatataatattcatGTAAGCTACTTTCAAATAGGAAAAAGAATTTTCAAAGTCAGACCCCAAAGGGAAAATGAATGTACACTTATGCACCTCTAAAGCTAGAATAGCAACCTATAAtacaatttttcaaaaaaatagaaAACTTACTTCAAGCTTAGCAGGATCCAACCGTTTAACACTCAGTTGATCAGTGCTTGGAACTTTAAACCCTTGTCGAGCTAAGGCAATTTTAGTTTCCTTCTTTGCCTAATGATATAACATAGAAGTATCCAAACATCAAACACTCAAATTTATGATATCTAACAGGTGCTGAAATATTATAAATACATAGATTACACCATATTTCAATGCAAACATCAATTTAAGCTTTGATTCCATTATACCTTCAATTCCTTGATCCTTTGAAAGTCTTCATTAGAAAGAATACCGTCTTTCAATTCTGTGGTGGTGTGATTCAACTTTTCTTCTGCCAATCTCTTTAGAGCTCGAAGACTTGTGTCAGCAGCAATAAGTTGTCCATTGAAATCAGAAAACTTCCTCTTACTGGCTTTAGATTTGTTAACTTCTATCGTGGCCCCGTCATCATTTTCACAAGAACTCTTTGCCTTTCCatgctcctcctcctcctcctcctcatcatcatcatcatcatcatcatcatcatcatcatcatcatcgctGATATTGCTGTCATTTTCATCAATATTGTTATCACCATCTCCATCAATTGAATCATCTTGTAAACCGTCATTCTCACTTCCAGTATCATCACTGTACATCGGATTTTCTTCATCATCACTGGCAGTAATCATCTCACCATTATCACTATCATCATCAAGTGCACTGGATACCAAATTATCAATATCATCACCATCCTCATTAATTTCATTGTGGTCCTCCTCCtcaacatcatcatcatcatcatcatcatcatcatcctcctcctcctcctcctcctgtaATAACTCAAGGTCAGGTATATTGCTAACAACATCAACTTCCCCATATGCTTTTGGCTTTGCCTTTGGATCGCTAGGACGACCTCGATCCTTCTTAACCAATAGTGAAGGACAAACCTGCAAGAAAGGAGGCATTTAATCTTCCTAAATTATTCACGCCCGTGCAAATGAATGCAGAAACAGACACATGCATATACAAAGGGACAATATCAAGGCAGTGATTCAAATACCTCTCTAAATAAAATCATGAGTGACCTAGCTGCAACTGAAACTGCCTTCTCATGTGATTTTTTATACAATACAAGATCTTGCAGCAAATCTTCTGTCATCAACTAGAAAGCAGAAACAAAAAAAGATCAATTTTTTGGCATTAAACCTCATGAAAAGGAATATAACACATAATGAGGAATAAATTGTTGCAATTAAAGACATGGATCACAAATCAAACTCAACAGAGAAAAGATCCACATTAATACATTGAGGTTCAAGAAAAAGGTCGCCAGAAAGCTAATAACATATAGGTATAGTTACCAGAGGCATTCGCAAACATATTTCCCTTATCACATTGAGCCCAACAGCAATAGCCTGGAACAAGCAAGAAAATATAATAAGTGGAGATTTCTTGTAGAGAACAAGAATAACAAAAGCAGCTGTAAAGCAATACCTCTGGACGTGAACGGTCATGCACAAATTGATTCACGATTTGTTTGAATAATGGTTCAACTGCATCTGGAGGCACCTGGAAAAACAAGTTGCTTGAGTTAGCAAGATAGGAATCCTAGGAAGTCATAGGAAAAGGACatgattgagagagagagagagattgcaatttaaataggaaaaaaaaaaaagcaataatgACAGCATTAGATATAATCTATGAAAAATCAAAAGCCTACCATATCGTGGCATGCCTGAACAGCTGCTGCAAGTAAATTTGTGATATCACGTTGATGTGGCTGCAAAGAACAATAAAGTGTCAGGCCAGAAAAGAATGAGGTACCAGAAGGATATTATATTCATATTTGCATTAATTAGCCACATGAAATACCTGAACATATTTCTGAAGAAAAGGATAAAAATTTAACAACATCAATCGGTGAAGTCCAACAGTTCGAGCAATTAGTTTCAACATCATCATCTTAACCTGAGAATCACATAAAGCTTAATGATCAACATAAAACTTCAACTTTTTTTTCCCCTGAAATCTTAAGGTTAATGCATCATTTCCTGTCAAAGGATCTCAATTTAATTCTCCCTTGCATCATTGTACTCATAAATCAACTTGAGTTATttttaaaaccctatcaaataaaGGCACCCATCTGTATGCACAGATCAATTTTCATATAACCCTAGACATGTTCTCATATTTTCATATAATCCCTTACTGAAAATGATACAGAAAATTGCATATGCCAATGAAGGCAAAACAAAACCAAATCAGACTAGGGCTAAAGAAGAGTGCGTTTGGTATGAGGTTAATAAGGGTTAATAATTATCCTTGTAATTTTTAATGCTGTTTGGATGCTTTAAAGAGAGCAGGTTAATTTTTAACCACTTTTTAGGGGTTAAATGTTAACCTTGGGGTGGATAGGTTAACAGAAGCTAAACACACTTGTCTTATTTTTTGGTCCTTTCATCTCCAAAAACTCTTTCCCTCCTGCAACAAGAAGGtacgatttttttttaaatcacatgagcaagaatataaattttctgggtgtaaaaaatatgaatttctatcttatttatttcattattagttggaataaattatatataaattatatacatatatatatatatatatatatacatatatatatatatataaaataaaatttttaaattaaattatttacaaataaaaaataatattaccaaaaaaaaaaaaaataataattttgatatttgttcttaaaatataaaaaatagatatttatatattttcatgTGAGCTCAATTTTTTAACCTTATACCAAACATCATTAATTGTTACACCATTAAATATCTTTTACCCCCTTAATAATTACTCCGTTGAATTTTACAAGGTCAACACTTAACCCTAAAGCATAATATGAGTAATCACCTCAAAACGTTCATTGCAAGTCTGGAGGCGAGAGAATAACCTCTCAGCAAATCCCTGCAAGAGAAATGGAGTCTCAAAATCTCCTTTTTATcccaaatatagactttgggcTTAAAGTAGACTATTTGATATGATAATGAGCATAGAGGGAAACCTGTGCATCTTTAAGATGATTAAGTGGTGAATAATAACTTGAACCACTGTTTTCTGCCGACAGGCGTTGCTGCCTTTTCATGCTGCGCATGGCACGCTGCAGTtttgctttctttttctttttactgGATACTGTGCCTTTATGATGTGCCTGAAATTTAAAACAGAAGAACAATATTGTATGGTCTGAGTCATCTCCTTAAACTCTCAACATTTCAAGGATAAATAAGTGAGTAGGATACCCTGTTCCACAAATTATATAAAATGGAAAACAATGTCTTAACTTGAACATCTTACTGAAATTGAATTGGAATTCAGAAAACCAATTTTACCAAGTCTTTCATATTAGCATCAGGGTAGATAGGTATACCACATCAATAAATTTATCAACCAGTTAAGATGAATAACAGAATGCAACTGACCCAGACCTTATAAATAGCCTCTTTACTAAGGACAACTTGAGACATTTGAGGATTTGAGTCATCTTCACTGCTGGAAGCATCACTGTCATCACTGTCATCATCCTCAATCTTCTCATAATTCAGAAGAAATGATAGAGCAGCAATCATGATCCTGAAAAATTCAATGCCATCAGAAATTTTGATAAACTACAGAGCTGAAAGTACACGAGGCGCCAAAAACCTGAAAAGCACACCTGGATGATGAATGAAAACATGCCATACAAATTGCATTTGCTGTTCTATCATCAAACCACACCTTTCTCCGGTGAAACTCACATAGTGTAATAAGAGATCTCTTGGCTCTTGCTTCATCCTCTTGCTAATAAACACCAAAAACTCCCAAAAAAATAAGCACaataaatccacaaaaataaatcAGAAGtttgataaaagaaaaaaataaaaaggaaaaattacAAACCTGTAGCATTGCAAACAAGATATTCTGAAGAACTctattcttagcctcatttttgtGCTTCTTATTCATGCGCCTGATGCTATGAACAACATGAGAGAATGccaattttcttaaatttctatCTCCCAGAGTTTGAAGCTCCATAAAAAATGCAAGAGTTTCACTGATATCAACTATCTAGCAGTTAAAAGCATAACCAAATTCAGTATTTTAACAAAACATTCAACTGCTTATGTTCGTTACTAACAATCCATATACAATAAAAACTACAACCCACATTTGCTTTTGCGGCTCTAAACAGAATTGCTAAACGAAATAAAGGAAAACAAAATACATTATTTTAACCAGAACCAATTCCTAGAATACTATAACCCAACTAAAAAAATGGTACCTTTCGATTAATTAAAAGAATCAGAGCTTGAGTAACATGACACCTCAGCCCCGAGGGCAGCGAACGTGCAGAGGTTTTGAGAAACTCGGCGAGTTGACTCGGGAACTTGGCCAATTGTTTGGGGTAAAAAGGAGTCACATGAGCCAAAAACATAGCTCGATCCCCGAGATCCTTGGCAATGATGGGGTCGGCGCAGACGCCAGACGAGAAGATAGATGTGAAATTGAGAGCTGCTTGCTGTTGAAATAGCTCGAGAGCCGAGTTGAATTGAATGTAGAGGACACCAAGCTCGGTCTCATAACCTTCCGGGTCCATTTTCATTTTGGATTGGAGAGCAGGTAGGTTCAGCTTGTCCGAGCTCCGACCAGAGGCGGAAAGCGTCTCCGACGCCATTGGCAGTAGTTGGGATTAAGATTGGGGGTTGGTATTTGAAGATGCAGAAAACCCTATAAAAACCCTAAAAATAGAGCTTATATACTTGCGCATTTCTTAATGTGCACCTCAGCGCACAAGATCTTTCCTCTGCCCTTGTTTTTTTCTTTGGTCTATTAGGTTTGGGCCTGAAGCCCACAGAAACAGAGCCTATATTGTGCCTGTCATTTTAGAGTTGAACGAGCTTACCGGTTCGTTTGAGCCACTGGAATGAAACTGCAACGCTTAAGCAGTAAAATGGCGATCCCGGCCGTGAAGAGCGGGCGCTACAGTTGCTCTCAGGTACCGTTTTCTAACATGCACACTCTTAGCTTGGGACTTTCTTTTCTTGAAGTTTCGTGTCGTCCCTTCTTTTCCTTACTGGGTCATTCATCAATACCTATTGGTTATTTTGTGTTCTTGTTCCCAATGGAAGATATGTTCTGGAATTTATGGCTCGGGTTGATAAGTGACAATAACGAGCAGACAACTTAGGGATAGgtaggaaagaaaggaaaaggtgTTTTTAATTTGGTACTTTTGATTTGTTGAGAAGAGATTATTGGACTCCTTGGCTAATTATTAAAGATGCTAAATTTTAAAGTGAGAGTATGTTCTCTAATGTTTATTGTCTAATAGATTGAAGGATGTTTCTCTAAAAGGATTTCTTTTATGATTTTACCCCACCATTGACAGCAGCATTACCGAATCCCTTAACACGTTGGCAATTTCCAACTTCTTCAACTCCATAGAACATCAAAGACTTACAatgctaaagcttcaatttcaagCCTCAAAATCCAAAGGCATCCCAAATTCAGACATCGACCCTATTGCCTATGAAGCTGATCTTAACCAGGTGGCCTTTTAAACGAGTGAATGTAGGCTAGCAGCTGCTGCTAGCATTCCTCTTTCATAGTGACTATACTTTTGAGAGCAAGAAGTTGCTTAGATTTTGGATTTCAAAAGCAAGGAATGGGCTTCTTGAATTTTAACTAATCTTGCTTAAGAATCTTTTGTTTTCTGTAGTTTAATGTGTTTGGTGAAAAAAAAAGAACACTTGCTTGCGGATTTTCGACATTGATGCCTTTGTAACTTCACAAATCACTTGCAAATGGCTCTTTTCACATGgcctgtaaaatttttttttccctaCAATTTCTCAGTATCAGAGTAGTGAACACTATTTAATTGACTGAAtctccttttcttttttatttcttttatcccTTCTCTAAGCTTTTGGTTGCTACCTTCATTTTTTGGAGTTAATGATGGGTGGTAAGCTTAACCGAGTGTGGGAGAACAAGGTGACAATGATAAGGTTAATGGTAACAAATTCTTTGTAAATGAAGGGCGTCAATGGGGATCACCTGCATAGTTGCTTTCCAACTTCAGAGTAATTGAAGATGGGTTTTATGAATACATGTGGAAGATCT
It contains:
- the LOC110655453 gene encoding uncharacterized protein LOC110655453 translates to MASETLSASGRSSDKLNLPALQSKMKMDPEGYETELGVLYIQFNSALELFQQQAALNFTSIFSSGVCADPIIAKDLGDRAMFLAHVTPFYPKQLAKFPSQLAEFLKTSARSLPSGLRCHVTQALILLINRKIVDISETLAFFMELQTLGDRNLRKLAFSHVVHSIRRMNKKHKNEAKNRVLQNILFAMLQQEDEARAKRSLITLCEFHRRKVWFDDRTANAICMACFHSSSRIMIAALSFLLNYEKIEDDDSDDSDASSSEDDSNPQMSQVVLSKEAIYKAHHKGTVSSKKKKKAKLQRAMRSMKRQQRLSAENSGSSYYSPLNHLKDAQGFAERLFSRLQTCNERFEVKMMMLKLIARTVGLHRLMLLNFYPFLQKYVQPHQRDITNLLAAAVQACHDMVPPDAVEPLFKQIVNQFVHDRSRPEAIAVGLNVIREICLRMPLLMTEDLLQDLVLYKKSHEKAVSVAARSLMILFREVCPSLLVKKDRGRPSDPKAKPKAYGEVDVVSNIPDLELLQEEEEEEDDDDDDDDDDVEEEDHNEINEDGDDIDNLVSSALDDDSDNGEMITASDDEENPMYSDDTGSENDGLQDDSIDGDGDNNIDENDSNISDDDDDDDDDDDDDDEEEEEEEHGKAKSSCENDDGATIEVNKSKASKRKFSDFNGQLIAADTSLRALKRLAEEKLNHTTTELKDGILSNEDFQRIKELKAKKETKIALARQGFKVPSTDQLSVKRLDPAKLEAHVRKKLTKEERLALVRAGREATGKYQARTAVKQKKTGGKSNRQKQQEKVMPSAAKRARAARSRQDKKRKQSRSGKQFRGKKAWK